A stretch of Pseudomonadota bacterium DNA encodes these proteins:
- a CDS encoding metallophosphoesterase has protein sequence MNTTPGEKGFVISDLHMFSCVSLYECYLPVLEAAAAHYKVVVLNGDTFDFKRSRFSNHATTTRHAIEWLTACLERHPNTTFFYLLGNHDCNDLFVAELTILAQRVKNVTIIADVLQIGACLFLHGDVCDLPIGVHDISQVRNRYRSAPRSLTSIVFAQVITHLRLNVAEYLRHRRQTLSERIMQYLRSVHPEKIGSVTCIYFGHTHVPFKDFAYDGIKFNNTGSAIRGLRLNPMEFPLILRTEPTP, from the coding sequence ATGAACACCACCCCTGGAGAAAAAGGATTCGTCATCTCGGACCTACATATGTTCTCCTGCGTCTCGCTCTATGAGTGCTACCTCCCCGTGCTTGAGGCGGCTGCTGCACATTATAAGGTGGTGGTGCTAAACGGGGACACCTTCGATTTTAAGCGCTCCCGTTTCTCCAATCACGCTACAACGACCCGCCACGCTATCGAATGGCTAACGGCCTGTTTAGAACGGCATCCTAACACGACCTTCTTCTACCTCTTAGGCAATCACGATTGCAACGATCTCTTTGTAGCAGAGCTAACTATCCTCGCGCAGCGTGTTAAGAACGTGACGATCATCGCCGATGTGCTTCAGATCGGCGCATGCCTCTTCCTACACGGAGATGTGTGTGACCTACCTATTGGGGTGCATGACATCTCCCAGGTGCGAAACCGCTATCGCTCAGCGCCCAGAAGTCTTACGAGTATCGTTTTTGCTCAGGTCATCACCCACCTGCGTTTAAATGTAGCAGAGTACCTACGTCATCGACGCCAGACCCTCTCAGAACGTATCATGCAATACCTACGCTCCGTTCATCCTGAAAAGATCGGATCCGTCACATGCATATACTTTGGACACACACATGTGCCCTTCAAAGATTTTGCCTACGATGGAATTAAATTTAACAACACCGGATCGGCCATTCGCGGCTTGCGCCTAAATCCTATGGAGTTCCCGCTTATTCTACGTACAGAACCAACCCCTTAA
- a CDS encoding class I SAM-dependent rRNA methyltransferase translates to MSTKGTNPLVVLRQGRDISVRRRHPWVFSGAIAEKQGTLQNGCLVEVRSKDGSLLGCGHWGTRGIAVRMLSFRESEDELLLIREKITSAINFRRAIGLLEDPQTTGFRLVHGEGDELPGLVIDLYGETAVVQGHSHGMWRLKESIDELLRAEQQLKIKQVVFRRVEAQLDLDEEGKQPEMLIPEPPQVVAFSENGLRFIADVTNGQKTGFFLDQRVNRAKIRGYAKGKHMLNAFCYTGAFSVYGFAGGAESVVSVDASKSAIDLCRQNVVANFASVQHHSEVADCFSYLTQIPDTFDLIVLDPPAFAKHQRAVQRALHGYETINALALKHIKPGGLLVTFSCSQLVSRELFRDAVMRAAAQAERSVRIVEVLHQAPCHPTSIFHPEGDYLKGLVLYVE, encoded by the coding sequence ATGTCTACCAAAGGTACCAATCCCCTTGTTGTGCTACGCCAAGGCCGAGATATATCCGTAAGGCGTCGACATCCATGGGTTTTTTCTGGTGCCATAGCAGAGAAACAGGGCACCCTACAGAACGGATGTTTGGTTGAGGTTCGTTCAAAGGATGGCAGTTTACTCGGTTGTGGACACTGGGGCACACGTGGAATCGCCGTGCGTATGCTTTCGTTCAGAGAGTCCGAGGACGAGCTGCTGCTAATCAGGGAGAAGATTACCTCTGCCATTAATTTTCGCCGCGCAATTGGCCTACTCGAGGATCCGCAGACTACAGGATTTCGCCTTGTTCACGGAGAGGGCGATGAGCTGCCGGGCTTAGTGATCGATCTCTACGGAGAGACCGCGGTTGTGCAGGGCCACTCGCACGGTATGTGGAGACTAAAGGAGTCGATAGATGAGCTTTTACGGGCCGAGCAGCAGCTCAAAATTAAGCAGGTAGTTTTTCGTCGTGTTGAAGCTCAATTGGATCTCGATGAAGAGGGCAAGCAGCCTGAGATGCTCATCCCTGAACCACCGCAGGTTGTGGCGTTTTCTGAAAATGGATTGCGATTTATTGCCGATGTTACAAACGGACAAAAGACGGGATTTTTTCTAGATCAGCGGGTAAATCGCGCAAAGATTCGGGGATATGCAAAGGGCAAGCATATGCTCAATGCGTTCTGTTATACCGGAGCATTCTCGGTTTATGGATTCGCAGGGGGCGCTGAATCGGTGGTATCGGTCGATGCCTCTAAGTCAGCGATCGATCTATGTCGACAAAACGTGGTCGCTAATTTTGCGAGTGTGCAGCACCACTCAGAGGTTGCCGACTGCTTTAGTTATCTTACGCAGATTCCAGATACCTTTGATCTTATTGTGCTGGATCCACCGGCATTTGCAAAACATCAACGCGCAGTTCAGCGCGCCTTACATGGATACGAAACGATAAATGCACTTGCGCTAAAGCATATTAAGCCGGGCGGTTTGCTTGTGACGTTCTCCTGCTCGCAACTCGTATCGCGTGAGCTCTTTCGAGATGCAGTGATGAGGGCGGCGGCCCAAGCTGAAAGGTCGGTCAGGATTGTAGAGGTGCTGCATCAGGCGCCCTGTCATCCAACCAGCATCTTTCATCCAGAGGGGGATTATCTTAAGGGGTTGGTTCTGTACGTAGAATAA
- a CDS encoding CTP synthase, producing the protein MESRPTKYIFVTGGVVSSIGKGLTTACIGALLEARGLKATAIKLDPYINVDPGTMSPFQHGEVFVTDDGSETDLDLGHYERFMGTRMSKLNNFTSGKVYETVIANERRGDYLGGTVQVIPHITDEIKRRIKLAAEGFDICLVEVGGTVGDIESLPFLEAIRQMRTDVGAQNTLFVHVTLVPFIATADEFKTKPTQHSVKELTGYGIVPSIIICRSEEKLDEKLKNKISLFCNVSPNCVINAPDVQTIYELPLVLHQEGLDQRCVELLNIWTGAPKLEPWSKIAASLTDSSRETITIAMVGKYVDMTESYKSLSEALIHSGVANNCKIKIVYVDSETLDTSEIEKSFRQANNGQDIDAILIPGGFGVRGSEGKIATARYARENKVPFFGICLGLQIATIEYARHIAGLSGATSAEFDPTSSCTVIDIMDSQKGLSLKGGSMRLGAYPCALKEGSKVREIYGKALISERHRHRFEVNNAYREKLEKAGLVFSGTSPDSTLAEIIELKDHPWFIGVQFHPEFKSTPRAPHPLFRDFVAAAKLRRSQLSTLTSKIDKQSSSAPQLLSATKSASDCATTITIGSEQ; encoded by the coding sequence ATGGAATCTCGCCCAACTAAATACATCTTTGTCACCGGGGGTGTCGTCTCATCTATCGGTAAGGGACTTACAACTGCCTGTATCGGAGCTCTACTTGAAGCGCGTGGCTTAAAGGCCACCGCCATTAAGCTTGATCCGTACATCAACGTAGACCCCGGCACGATGAGTCCATTTCAACACGGTGAGGTGTTCGTAACGGACGACGGCAGCGAAACCGACCTAGACCTCGGCCACTACGAGCGCTTTATGGGAACCCGCATGTCGAAGCTCAACAACTTCACATCGGGCAAGGTGTACGAGACCGTTATTGCAAACGAGCGCAGGGGTGATTATCTCGGTGGCACCGTTCAAGTTATCCCGCATATTACCGACGAAATTAAACGGCGCATTAAGCTCGCTGCCGAAGGCTTTGATATCTGCCTAGTTGAAGTAGGAGGAACTGTAGGTGACATAGAAAGTCTGCCGTTCCTTGAAGCGATTCGGCAGATGCGCACCGATGTAGGGGCGCAGAACACCCTCTTTGTTCATGTAACCTTAGTTCCATTTATAGCAACGGCTGACGAGTTTAAGACTAAGCCAACCCAACACTCCGTAAAGGAGTTAACTGGATACGGCATTGTGCCGAGCATTATCATCTGCCGATCAGAGGAGAAGCTCGATGAGAAGCTCAAGAATAAGATCAGCCTCTTTTGTAACGTCAGCCCAAACTGCGTTATCAACGCCCCTGACGTTCAGACGATCTACGAGCTACCCCTGGTGCTACACCAGGAGGGGCTCGATCAGCGCTGTGTGGAGTTACTAAATATCTGGACCGGTGCTCCCAAGCTCGAGCCCTGGTCAAAGATCGCAGCCTCACTTACCGATTCAAGCCGTGAAACGATCACTATCGCAATGGTTGGCAAATACGTTGACATGACTGAAAGCTACAAGAGCTTGAGCGAGGCGCTAATCCATAGTGGTGTGGCAAATAATTGTAAGATTAAGATCGTATACGTCGATAGTGAAACTCTCGACACCTCTGAAATAGAAAAATCGTTCCGTCAGGCCAATAATGGCCAGGACATTGATGCAATCCTTATCCCGGGTGGATTCGGGGTGCGGGGCAGTGAGGGCAAGATCGCAACGGCGCGCTATGCGCGTGAAAACAAGGTGCCGTTCTTCGGTATCTGCCTAGGCCTTCAGATCGCGACGATCGAGTACGCTCGCCACATTGCGGGGCTCTCTGGAGCAACCAGCGCTGAATTTGATCCGACCTCTTCGTGTACCGTTATCGACATTATGGATAGCCAGAAGGGGTTGAGCCTAAAGGGCGGCTCGATGCGGCTCGGCGCATACCCGTGCGCTCTTAAGGAGGGCTCAAAGGTCAGAGAGATTTACGGCAAGGCGCTTATCAGCGAGCGTCACAGACACCGCTTCGAGGTCAACAACGCCTACCGCGAAAAGCTTGAAAAGGCTGGATTAGTTTTCTCTGGCACATCACCCGACTCAACGCTCGCTGAGATTATAGAGCTAAAGGATCACCCGTGGTTTATCGGGGTTCAGTTTCATCCTGAGTTTAAATCAACTCCAAGGGCCCCGCACCCACTCTTTAGAGACTTTGTGGCGGCCGCCAAACTGCGCAGATCACAACTCTCAACACTTACGTCCAAGATCGATAAGCAGAGCTCTTCAGCTCCGCAGCTATTATCCGCCACAAAGAGCGCTAGTGACTGCGCTACTACTATTACTATTGGGAGCGAACAGTGA
- the kdsA gene encoding 3-deoxy-8-phosphooctulonate synthase, with amino-acid sequence MIVEISPSVRVGADQKLLLIAGPCQIESREHCLSIAEFLRKETERFPVSLVFKSSFDKANRTSVSGKRGIGIDEGLRILEEVRNTIGAPVLTDVHTEEQARTVAQVVDVLQIPAFLCRQTDLLIAAGATGRTIHVKKGQFLHPADMQFVAEKIASTGNKKILLCERGTSFGYRDLVLDPRNLIIMRSTGYPVVFDATHSVQQLGGSGGSSGGSRTFVQALARAAVATGVDGVFVECHNDPDNAPSDGPCMLPLEQLSPLLTTLCRIREAIA; translated from the coding sequence GTGATCGTAGAGATATCCCCTTCAGTCAGGGTTGGCGCGGATCAGAAGCTGTTGCTGATTGCAGGGCCGTGCCAAATAGAGTCACGCGAGCACTGTCTTTCAATCGCAGAGTTCCTGCGTAAAGAAACCGAGCGCTTTCCTGTATCACTCGTCTTTAAGTCCTCATTTGATAAGGCTAATAGGACCTCAGTCTCTGGTAAGCGTGGTATCGGGATTGACGAGGGGCTCCGCATCCTTGAAGAGGTTCGTAACACCATCGGCGCTCCGGTACTGACCGATGTTCACACCGAGGAGCAGGCTCGTACCGTAGCCCAAGTGGTAGATGTTCTTCAGATTCCGGCCTTCTTATGTCGACAGACGGATCTTCTGATTGCGGCCGGCGCAACTGGGAGAACGATTCACGTTAAAAAGGGCCAGTTTCTGCACCCTGCTGACATGCAATTTGTGGCTGAAAAGATCGCGAGCACCGGCAATAAAAAGATCCTGCTATGTGAGCGTGGCACAAGCTTTGGGTACCGCGACTTGGTCTTAGATCCAAGAAATCTAATAATCATGCGATCGACCGGCTATCCGGTCGTCTTTGATGCAACCCACTCCGTTCAGCAGCTCGGTGGTAGTGGCGGCAGCTCTGGGGGTTCTCGAACATTCGTTCAAGCATTAGCACGCGCTGCAGTTGCAACAGGCGTGGATGGGGTCTTTGTAGAGTGTCACAACGACCCTGATAATGCCCCCTCTGATGGTCCGTGCATGCTGCCCCTTGAACAGCTATCCCCACTTCTCACCACCCTGTGCCGGATTAGGGAAGCTATTGCTTAG
- the lptC gene encoding LPS export ABC transporter periplasmic protein LptC — translation MALILTRKQSMRLGLGLLAAFFIGSGAIIYSKNASDIPASSETPAQVTTENISTPSPKEQQPIGIGFVLNDFHRSLERDGKVVWDIVGKRGQYNALANSARIEEARLIVVQADGELVTLTAKHAELLLSGTELTRAELSDDVVVIYKDNTTLTTSRAIYEEKTGRVEIPVPLVLENPMFTLTGKQAVALVESQDVTISNGVKTMIKPRKK, via the coding sequence GTGGCGCTCATACTGACCCGTAAACAGAGCATGCGGCTTGGGCTCGGTCTATTAGCCGCGTTCTTTATCGGTAGTGGTGCGATAATCTATTCAAAAAATGCCTCTGATATTCCCGCTTCAAGCGAAACGCCCGCGCAGGTAACGACTGAAAACATCAGCACTCCGAGCCCCAAGGAGCAGCAGCCGATAGGCATCGGCTTTGTATTAAATGACTTTCACCGCAGCTTGGAGCGTGATGGAAAGGTAGTTTGGGATATCGTTGGCAAGCGTGGGCAGTACAATGCCCTCGCAAATTCTGCGCGCATTGAGGAGGCAAGATTAATCGTTGTGCAGGCAGATGGAGAGCTGGTCACACTCACCGCAAAGCACGCAGAGCTCCTGCTTTCAGGTACCGAACTTACTAGAGCGGAGCTCTCTGATGATGTGGTTGTTATCTATAAAGACAACACAACTCTAACAACCTCACGTGCAATTTATGAGGAAAAGACCGGGAGAGTTGAGATCCCTGTGCCGCTCGTACTTGAAAATCCTATGTTCACACTAACAGGCAAGCAGGCCGTTGCTCTTGTTGAGTCCCAGGACGTGACGATTTCAAACGGAGTAAAAACCATGATTAAACCGCGCAAGAAATAA
- a CDS encoding ketoacyl-ACP synthase III, with protein sequence MALRSIIRSVSHYVPERRVTNDDLSKCMDTNDAWITERTGIKERRFIEHEGVSTSQLGEIAARGALKLAGWAPEDLDLIVVATLSPDYYFPGVGVMLQQRLGCRTIPALDIRAQCSGLVYGLSCVDGYVKSRQASKILLVCAEVQSPVLDLTTRGREMSVLFGDGAGALTIEGCEVAHDGDLSQRGIIDSYLGSDGSGADVLCMKAPGTAIPGFLRSSDLEQGLVHPQMEGKVVFKNAVTRLLESANVLMTRNGVSAEQIDLIVPHQANLRINEMVRQQLGVAPERVFNNIQRYGNTTAATIPICLSEAQQQGILKEGALVMTLAFGAGFTWGGNLIRW encoded by the coding sequence ATGGCTCTTCGCTCCATCATCCGATCAGTTAGCCACTATGTGCCCGAACGTCGTGTCACTAACGACGACCTTTCAAAGTGTATGGACACCAACGACGCCTGGATTACCGAGCGTACCGGGATTAAGGAGCGTCGTTTTATTGAGCATGAGGGCGTCAGCACCTCGCAACTTGGTGAGATCGCAGCCCGCGGAGCTTTAAAGCTCGCAGGCTGGGCCCCCGAAGATCTTGATCTGATCGTGGTAGCGACCCTCTCACCAGATTACTACTTTCCTGGAGTTGGCGTAATGCTGCAACAACGGCTCGGATGCCGCACCATTCCAGCGCTTGATATTCGCGCGCAGTGTAGTGGACTCGTCTACGGACTCTCCTGCGTTGATGGCTATGTAAAGAGTCGACAGGCTTCAAAGATCCTGCTTGTTTGCGCAGAGGTGCAATCACCTGTGCTGGATCTAACTACCCGAGGGCGTGAGATGTCTGTCCTTTTCGGAGATGGAGCGGGGGCGCTTACTATCGAAGGGTGTGAAGTTGCGCACGACGGCGATCTTTCTCAGCGCGGAATTATAGACTCATACCTTGGAAGCGATGGCAGTGGAGCGGATGTGCTCTGTATGAAGGCCCCCGGCACGGCGATACCTGGATTTCTGCGCTCTTCAGATCTTGAGCAGGGGCTTGTTCATCCGCAGATGGAGGGGAAAGTTGTGTTTAAGAACGCAGTCACGCGCCTACTCGAGAGTGCCAATGTATTAATGACCCGCAATGGAGTGAGCGCAGAGCAGATTGATCTAATCGTTCCTCACCAAGCGAACCTGCGCATTAATGAGATGGTGCGGCAACAGCTCGGAGTTGCGCCAGAGAGGGTATTTAACAATATTCAGCGCTACGGTAATACGACCGCTGCTACTATTCCGATCTGCCTCTCAGAGGCGCAACAACAGGGGATTCTTAAAGAGGGGGCGCTCGTTATGACCCTTGCCTTCGGAGCTGGATTTACCTGGGGTGGAAATCTTATCCGTTGGTAA
- a CDS encoding SDR family oxidoreductase — translation MKDRLSRYGSVALVTGASSGIGAVFCKKLAALGFTVIAVARRGERLEQLRLEVEGYGKGAVVPIILDLQDREAADTLFATVTGQGLQVDLLINNAGFGTLGSLDSAPREKALGMIDLNCRAVVDLTCKFLPGMKERRRGGIIIISSVVGAIPTPWFAVYSATKAFDLYLGEALYAECQGSGVDVLTALPGLTSTEFQAGSGMRDYHSAYRSPEQVVESALTAIGRKAIVVDGALNKLLVHGTRFVPRALLLALSRVVMRKELRL, via the coding sequence GTGAAAGATCGTCTAAGTAGGTACGGCTCTGTTGCGCTCGTAACCGGCGCCAGCTCAGGCATCGGGGCGGTGTTTTGTAAGAAGCTCGCCGCACTTGGCTTTACGGTTATAGCGGTCGCTAGACGGGGAGAGCGCTTAGAGCAGCTACGTCTAGAGGTAGAGGGCTACGGTAAGGGCGCCGTAGTTCCAATAATCCTAGATCTTCAGGATCGTGAGGCTGCTGACACCCTCTTTGCAACCGTTACTGGGCAGGGATTGCAGGTTGATCTTCTGATTAACAACGCCGGCTTTGGAACGCTCGGGAGCCTTGATAGTGCGCCCCGCGAAAAAGCGCTTGGAATGATCGATCTTAACTGTAGAGCGGTGGTTGATCTGACCTGCAAGTTCCTGCCCGGCATGAAGGAGCGCAGGAGGGGCGGGATTATTATCATCTCTAGCGTTGTAGGGGCTATTCCAACCCCGTGGTTCGCTGTGTATAGCGCTACAAAGGCCTTCGATCTTTACCTTGGGGAGGCGCTCTATGCGGAGTGTCAGGGCAGCGGGGTGGATGTGTTGACGGCTCTACCTGGGTTAACTAGCACCGAGTTTCAAGCGGGCTCTGGGATGCGTGATTACCACAGTGCGTATCGCAGCCCAGAACAGGTTGTAGAATCGGCCCTTACAGCTATAGGTAGAAAAGCAATCGTTGTTGATGGAGCATTGAATAAGCTGCTAGTTCACGGTACTAGGTTTGTGCCGCGAGCTCTCCTTCTTGCGCTAAGTAGGGTGGTGATGCGTAAGGAGCTTAGGCTATAG
- a CDS encoding single-stranded DNA-binding protein: protein MGINKVMLLGNLGKDPEVKYTPQQMAICRFSLATGERKKDQSGQWVDHTEWHNVVTFGRTAENCAKFLKKGRQAFVEGRIRTNKWQDKEGKDRYTTEIIADVIQFVGGGKGEMSSDADFSSEPSNDNVLSGIPTADALPRVANGGPRAAATSDEPVTFNDDDIPF from the coding sequence ATGGGTATTAATAAGGTCATGTTACTGGGCAATTTAGGCAAAGATCCAGAGGTGAAATACACCCCGCAGCAGATGGCGATCTGCAGATTTTCACTAGCGACAGGTGAGCGTAAGAAGGACCAGAGCGGACAGTGGGTTGACCACACCGAGTGGCACAACGTAGTCACCTTCGGTCGTACCGCAGAGAACTGCGCGAAGTTCCTTAAGAAGGGACGCCAAGCTTTCGTAGAGGGACGTATCCGTACCAATAAGTGGCAGGATAAAGAGGGCAAGGATCGTTATACGACCGAGATCATCGCTGATGTTATTCAGTTCGTTGGTGGTGGTAAGGGCGAGATGTCGAGTGATGCTGATTTCAGTAGCGAGCCATCAAACGATAACGTTCTCTCCGGGATTCCAACAGCAGATGCGCTGCCACGCGTAGCTAATGGTGGCCCAAGAGCTGCTGCAACATCGGATGAGCCGGTCACATTCAATGATGACGACATACCGTTCTAA
- a CDS encoding DUF177 domain-containing protein, translating into MKVLVTTIPFTGIKIDAPISKEALNTRLAEGLQYDQVTFDEAPTANLTLTRIHGGVVVNGVISGICRQGCATCADQVPNELNAQISWVLQTSSDRAGSDDTLEDPGVIIYEGEHIDLEEPLQEALILNISPFWHPARDTKELCLLCKRDCSKSSWKSTDDSGAQQPSPSSSFGALLKGALGKNKS; encoded by the coding sequence ATGAAGGTCCTAGTTACAACCATCCCCTTTACGGGCATAAAGATCGACGCTCCTATCTCTAAGGAGGCCCTCAATACCCGCCTGGCAGAGGGCTTACAGTACGATCAGGTCACCTTTGACGAGGCCCCTACGGCCAACCTGACCCTCACCCGTATCCACGGCGGAGTAGTAGTAAATGGTGTTATTTCAGGCATATGCCGGCAAGGGTGCGCAACCTGCGCAGACCAGGTGCCTAACGAACTAAACGCCCAGATCAGCTGGGTCCTGCAAACAAGTAGCGACCGTGCGGGCTCAGATGACACCCTCGAGGACCCCGGGGTCATCATCTACGAGGGGGAGCATATCGACCTGGAGGAGCCTCTTCAGGAGGCTCTGATACTTAACATATCCCCCTTCTGGCACCCGGCACGGGACACAAAAGAACTTTGCCTACTATGCAAGCGTGACTGCTCTAAGAGCTCCTGGAAAAGCACTGACGATAGTGGTGCGCAGCAGCCGAGCCCCTCCTCCTCCTTTGGAGCGCTACTTAAGGGGGCTCTCGGCAAAAATAAGAGCTGA
- the lon gene encoding endopeptidase La, with protein sequence MAKSKAKQQKRMSKRSGVSAPEPIDVPETLPVLAAKDMVPFPGVMMSLYLTRPASIRAMEAAMAGDGLAFVVAQQNIEAEDPVGRDLYRVGVVAHVVRALQVPDGRYKVLLQGLVRAQARKYELKQRYLVTKIEPLALPPARKLSAENQAIMNRIRENLQVLVEYEHLPEEMLIVTEEIHDPGVLADVILAHYKIELADAQAALEELDPFKRLRLTDVAITEDLNKFILTEKIKDKARDEMSKDQREYYLREQIKQIQRELGDIDTGSDDLQALRTRLTTLKLPQQAKEESFKQLKRLEHMSAESAEFALLRTYLEWITDLPWHTRTTDQVDLKAAKKILDEDHFGLDKVKDRILEYLSVRALNPESKGPILCFVGPPGVGKTSLGKSIARALGRKFNRMSLGGMRDEAEIRGHRRTYVGALPGRILQGLKQSGSKNSVFILDELDKIGADFRGDPASALLEVLDPHQNAEFRDHYLNVPFDLSDVLFLATANTVDTIPEALVDRLEIIFIPGYTSQEKHKIATTYIIPRQLEEAGLKGRKIKISDPAVQLVIDRYTREAGVRGLEREIGALFRKVARDVAEHKKIVGSIDEERVAQLLGPTKYDPEMTEQLEAIGLVRGLAWTTHGGEVMPIEVSLAKGTGGLTLTGQLGSVMQESAQAALFYARANAAVLGLEADFYAKHDIHVHVPGGATPKDGPSAGITIATALVSALSGRKVSKDFAMTGEMTLRGNILAVGGLREKALAALQYGISKIIIPFENIKDLEEIPEEQRKQIQFIPVKHVSEVLELALLGRRKKIVGARKRGKRREISLRP encoded by the coding sequence ATGGCGAAGAGCAAAGCAAAGCAGCAAAAACGAATGAGCAAGCGTTCAGGGGTCTCAGCACCGGAACCGATCGATGTGCCCGAAACCCTGCCTGTACTGGCAGCTAAAGACATGGTGCCCTTCCCAGGTGTTATGATGTCGCTCTATCTAACTCGTCCAGCCAGTATTCGCGCCATGGAGGCGGCCATGGCAGGTGATGGCCTGGCCTTTGTTGTTGCACAACAGAATATCGAAGCTGAAGATCCGGTTGGTCGTGACCTATATAGGGTCGGCGTTGTTGCGCATGTTGTGCGTGCTCTGCAGGTTCCAGATGGGCGCTATAAGGTTTTGCTGCAGGGACTTGTGCGCGCGCAGGCGCGAAAGTACGAATTAAAACAGCGCTACCTCGTCACTAAAATTGAGCCACTGGCGTTACCACCCGCGCGCAAACTCTCAGCCGAGAATCAGGCTATAATGAACCGCATTCGTGAAAACCTGCAGGTGCTAGTTGAGTACGAACATCTGCCTGAGGAGATGCTGATCGTTACCGAGGAGATCCATGATCCAGGGGTGCTCGCCGATGTTATCCTGGCGCATTACAAGATTGAACTTGCGGATGCACAGGCGGCCCTTGAGGAGCTTGATCCTTTTAAGCGCCTGCGTTTGACCGATGTGGCGATTACGGAGGATCTCAATAAGTTTATCCTGACGGAAAAGATTAAGGATAAAGCGCGCGACGAGATGAGTAAGGATCAACGCGAATATTATTTGCGTGAGCAGATTAAACAGATTCAGCGTGAGCTCGGCGATATTGATACCGGTTCAGATGATCTACAGGCCTTACGTACTAGGTTAACTACTCTGAAGCTTCCGCAGCAGGCCAAAGAGGAGTCCTTCAAGCAGCTCAAGCGGCTTGAACATATGAGCGCTGAGTCGGCCGAGTTCGCCCTGTTGCGTACCTATCTGGAGTGGATTACAGATCTGCCGTGGCATACTAGAACAACGGATCAGGTTGATCTTAAGGCGGCTAAGAAGATACTAGATGAAGATCACTTCGGCCTCGACAAGGTAAAGGATCGGATCCTTGAGTATCTGAGCGTGCGTGCGCTTAATCCTGAATCAAAAGGGCCGATACTCTGTTTCGTGGGGCCACCAGGAGTAGGCAAGACCTCTCTTGGTAAGTCGATCGCGCGGGCGCTCGGCAGAAAGTTTAATCGCATGTCGCTCGGCGGTATGCGCGATGAAGCTGAGATCCGTGGGCACCGACGGACCTATGTTGGAGCGCTCCCGGGGCGCATCCTGCAGGGGCTTAAGCAGAGCGGAAGTAAGAACTCAGTCTTTATACTTGATGAATTAGATAAGATTGGCGCAGACTTTAGGGGAGATCCAGCATCGGCTCTGCTTGAGGTGCTTGATCCGCACCAAAATGCAGAGTTTAGAGATCATTATTTAAACGTCCCGTTTGATCTCTCAGACGTGCTCTTCCTTGCGACAGCAAACACGGTTGATACGATCCCCGAGGCGCTGGTTGATCGGTTGGAGATTATCTTCATACCGGGATACACCTCACAGGAGAAGCACAAGATCGCCACCACCTATATTATTCCACGACAACTCGAAGAGGCGGGACTTAAGGGCCGTAAGATTAAGATCTCAGATCCAGCAGTGCAGCTCGTTATAGATCGCTATACACGAGAGGCGGGTGTGCGTGGACTTGAACGCGAGATAGGCGCGCTATTCCGTAAGGTTGCGCGCGATGTGGCAGAACACAAAAAGATCGTTGGTTCAATCGATGAGGAGCGGGTAGCGCAGCTCCTTGGTCCAACCAAGTACGATCCCGAGATGACTGAGCAACTGGAGGCAATTGGCCTTGTACGTGGCTTAGCGTGGACTACTCATGGTGGTGAGGTTATGCCGATTGAGGTGTCGCTCGCCAAAGGCACCGGCGGGCTAACGCTTACAGGGCAACTTGGCAGTGTCATGCAGGAGTCAGCGCAGGCTGCGCTCTTCTATGCGCGCGCGAACGCGGCGGTACTTGGGCTTGAGGCGGATTTCTATGCAAAGCATGACATCCATGTGCATGTGCCGGGTGGAGCAACGCCTAAAGATGGACCATCCGCCGGTATTACGATCGCGACGGCGCTTGTTTCCGCGCTCTCAGGGCGAAAGGTCTCGAAGGACTTCGCCATGACCGGAGAGATGACGTTGCGTGGGAATATTCTGGCGGTAGGGGGGCTGCGTGAAAAGGCACTTGCGGCGCTGCAGTACGGCATTAGTAAGATTATTATTCCTTTTGAGAATATAAAGGACCTTGAGGAGATTCCCGAGGAGCAACGCAAGCAGATTCAATTTATTCCTGTTAAGCATGTGAGTGAGGTCCTTGAACTTGCACTCCTTGGACGGCGCAAAAAGATCGTAGGGGCAAGGAAGCGTGGAAAAAGAAGGGAGATATCGCTCAGGCCATAA